A single window of Ischnura elegans chromosome 8, ioIscEleg1.1, whole genome shotgun sequence DNA harbors:
- the LOC124164357 gene encoding transcription initiation factor IIA subunit 2: MTYQLYRNTTLGNTLQETLDELIQYGQITPQLAIKILLLFDKSINTALPSRVRSRLTFKAGKLNTYRFCDNVWTFMLNDVEFREVQEVAKVDKVKIVACDGKNVGDESAPSRR, encoded by the exons ATGACTTATCAGTTGTACAGAAATACCACTCTAGGAAATACACTCCAAGAAACATTGGATGAATTAATACAG taTGGACAAATAACCCCTCAGTTAGCGATAAAAATTCTCCTCCTGtttgataaaagtattaataCTGCCCTTCCATCAAGAGTTAGGTCTAGACTGACCTTTAAG GCGGGTAAACTTAACACCTATCGGTTTTGCGATAACGTGTGGACCTTCATGCTGAACGATGTGGAATTCAGAGAAGTCCAGGAAGTGGCGAAGGTGgataaagttaaaattgtggcGTGCGATGGGAAAA ATGTCGGCGATGAATCGGCTCCGTCCAGGAGGTGA
- the LOC124164356 gene encoding riboflavin kinase: MFSKGLPHFASGVVIKGFGRGSKQLGIPTANFPESVVDSLPQELNTGVYYGWANVDGGPVYKMVMSIGWNPYYKNTKKSMETHILHTFPDDFYGSLLRVCLLGYIRPERDFQSLDDLIAAIKADIVVADEALEKSEMLQYKQDDFFHTNNVEDLCR; this comes from the exons ATGTTTTCTAAAGGATTGCCTCACTTCGCTTCAGGAGTAGTTATTAAGGGTTTTGGCAGGGGCTCCAAGCAATTAGGAATCCCAACAG CTAATTTCCCCGAAAGTGTTGTTGATTCTCTTCCTCAAGAGTTGAATACTGGTGTGTATTATGGATGGGCAAACGTTGACGGCGGGCCAGTTTACAAAATGGTCATGAGTATAGGTTGGAATCCGTACTACAAAAATACTAAGAAGTCCATG GAGACGCACATCCTACATACATTCCCTGACGATTTCTACGGGTCTCTTCTACGAGTGTGTTTACTAGGTTATATAAGACCGGAGAGGGATTTTCAATCTTTAG ATGATCTCATCGCTGCGATCAAAGCAGACATCGTCGTTGCTGATGAAGCTTTGGAAAAAAGCGAAATGCTGCAATACAAGCAAGACGATTTCTTTCACACTAATAATGTGGAGGATTTATGTAGGTAA